TATCAGCGGCGACATTTTCGTGCGCAAAGCCAGGTAGAAGCCGTGTGCGCTACATTCTTACCCTCTTCTCACTCCTTGATTTAGCTTCTTATGACCCGCTTTTTACTTGCCGCCCTGCTACTGCTCAGCAGCCTGGCCCCGGCGCTGGCCCAGCGCCTCGTAACCCAAACCGCAAACCTCACCGCCGGCCAGCGCGTGCTGCTGGACCTGAAATTTGCCCATACCATCCGGGTGCGGCCGGGCGCGGGGCTGAGCGTAAATGCCAGGGTTAGTATCAATGACAATCAGCAGAATGACCTCTACCGCCTGACTACCGAAACTACGGGCCCGGAGCTGGCCGTAGTTGAAAAGCTCGACGAAGAAAAGCTGCGCCAAACCCAGTACACCGGCGACTGCCAGGAAGGCAGCCGCACCAATTCTTCGGGGGGCATACACGGCGGCTACACCCGCTCGGCCAAAACCGGCGGGCTGCGGCCCAGTGTCAGCTACCACCAGGGCGAGTACAGCTATTGCCTGAAAATCGACTACGAGGTGACCTTGCCCGTGGGCACGGCCCTGCGTATCATGACCCTTACCGGCGACATCGACGTGAGCGGCCTCAGCGGAGCGCTCACTGCCAAAACAGTGAGCGGCGACCTGCTGCTCAGCAGTCTGGCCGGCCCCGTTACGGTACGCAGCGTGAGCGGTGATGTAAAGCTGAGTAACCTGAGCAGCAGCGCCGTAGAGGCCATTACCGTAAGCGGTAATGTAGACCTGAGCTGGCCGCCGGCCCAGGGCGCCGACCTCAGCCTGAAGAGCATTACGGGGGAGGTGTATGCCGACCCGGCCGTGACGTTCAGCAACCTGAAAGCGCACAGCTACGTGGGCTACGAGCTGCACGGCAGCTACGGCAGCGGCACGGGTCCGCTGGTGAAGCTCGAATCGGTGAGTGGCGACGTGTTTTTCAGAAAGCAGCCGTAGCCCAAATCGCCAAAAAAACTGGGTAACTCAGACAACGCTGGCACTTCGGCCGGTGTCTATGGCTCACTACACCCTTTCTTCACCTGCCTGCCATGTTTTCTGCTTTAGCTCTACGACGGGTTTTCTGGCTGTTGCTGAGCTGTTTATTATTAGGTACTGCTGAGCGGCTGGCTGCTCAGTCGCTTCCGGCCAGTTCGTCGGCCCCGGTTCGCCGGCAGGTGGCTGCCCAGCGCATAGCTGCTCCGATTAAGCTCGACGGCCTGCTCGACGAGGCCGCCTGGCAGGCCGCCCCGGTGGCGGGCCGGTTTACCGAGTACCGGCCGCACCCCGGCCACGCCGAGCGCCTGCCTACCGAAGTACGGGTACTCTACGATGATGCCGCGATGTACGTGGGCGCCAGGATGATAGAGGCCAGCCCCGATAGCATCAGGCGCGAGCTGACGCAGCGCGATAACGTCGGAAATACCGATTTCTTTGCCATTTTTCTCGACCCTTACCGCGACCACCTCAACGGCTATGGCTTCTTCGTGATGAGTACCGGCGTGCAGATGGACACCCGCTACTCGCCCGCCAACGGCGAAGATGGCGCCTGGAATGCCGTGTGGGACAGCCGCGTAGCCCCGCTGCCCGGTGGCAAGGGCTGGAGCGTAGAAATCCGGATTCCGTACTCGGCCATCCGCTTTGCCCAGGCGCCGGTGCAAACCTGGGGCCTGCAGTTTATGCGGCAGCGTAAGCGGGATAACCAACAGTTTACCTGGAATCCTATCAATCCGGCCGTCGATGGCTTCGTAAACCAGTGGGGCGAGCTGACCAATCTTGAAAACCTGCACCCACCGCTACGCCTCTCGCTCACGCCCTACGTAAGCGCCTACGTCAATCATTATCCTTATAATGAGCTGGGTAAGCAAAACGCAACTACCAGCTTCAACGGCGGCGCCGACCTGAAATGGGGCATCAACGAAAGCTTTACGCTCGACGCTACGCTGGTGCCCGATTTTGGCCAGACTATCAGCGACAACCAGGTGCTGAACCTCTCGCCCTTTGAGGTGCAATACCCGGAAAACCGGCCTTTTTTCACCGAAGGCACCGAGCTCTTTAACAAGGGCGGGCTGTTTTACTCGCGCCGGATAGGCGCGCAACCTATGGGCTTTGCCGACGTGCCGGTGCTTCAGGCGCAGGGTGGGCTTTTGGCTAAGGGAGAGTTTGTGTACCAGAACCCCGGGGTAACGCGCCTGCTGAATGCCACCAAAGTATCGGGGCGCACCAGTAAAGGCCTGGGTATCGGCGTGTTCAATGCCGTGTCGGCCGCCAGCTACGCCACGGTGCAGGACTCGCTTAGCGGCCGCCAGCGCCAGATTTTGACCCAGCCGCTGACCAACTACAACATCGTGGTGCTCGACCAGAGCCTGCCCCACAACTCGTACGTATCGCTCATCAATACCAACGTGACGCGCGGCGGCCAGACGTACAACGCCAACGTCACGGCCGGCCTGTTTCGCCTCGTCGATAAAAAAAACCAGCATGCCTTCAGCGGTCAGCTCAACTACTCGCAGCGCCACGGCCTGGCGCTGAATTCGGAAGCGCCGATTGATGACCAGAGCGGCTATAAGTACTACCTCAACTACGGCAAAATATCGGGTAACTTTACCTGGTACGTCGACCACGGCATCGAATCAGATACCTATAACCCCAACGATTTGGGCATCTTGTTTGGCAATAACAACGTGTCGCAGTCGGTAAACGCGAGCTACAACAAGTACCAGCCTTTCTGGAAAGTCAACAACCTCTATACCTCGG
The sequence above is drawn from the Hymenobacter baengnokdamensis genome and encodes:
- a CDS encoding DUF4097 family beta strand repeat-containing protein codes for the protein MTRFLLAALLLLSSLAPALAQRLVTQTANLTAGQRVLLDLKFAHTIRVRPGAGLSVNARVSINDNQQNDLYRLTTETTGPELAVVEKLDEEKLRQTQYTGDCQEGSRTNSSGGIHGGYTRSAKTGGLRPSVSYHQGEYSYCLKIDYEVTLPVGTALRIMTLTGDIDVSGLSGALTAKTVSGDLLLSSLAGPVTVRSVSGDVKLSNLSSSAVEAITVSGNVDLSWPPAQGADLSLKSITGEVYADPAVTFSNLKAHSYVGYELHGSYGSGTGPLVKLESVSGDVFFRKQP
- a CDS encoding DUF5916 domain-containing protein, encoding MFSALALRRVFWLLLSCLLLGTAERLAAQSLPASSSAPVRRQVAAQRIAAPIKLDGLLDEAAWQAAPVAGRFTEYRPHPGHAERLPTEVRVLYDDAAMYVGARMIEASPDSIRRELTQRDNVGNTDFFAIFLDPYRDHLNGYGFFVMSTGVQMDTRYSPANGEDGAWNAVWDSRVAPLPGGKGWSVEIRIPYSAIRFAQAPVQTWGLQFMRQRKRDNQQFTWNPINPAVDGFVNQWGELTNLENLHPPLRLSLTPYVSAYVNHYPYNELGKQNATTSFNGGADLKWGINESFTLDATLVPDFGQTISDNQVLNLSPFEVQYPENRPFFTEGTELFNKGGLFYSRRIGAQPMGFADVPVLQAQGGLLAKGEFVYQNPGVTRLLNATKVSGRTSKGLGIGVFNAVSAASYATVQDSLSGRQRQILTQPLTNYNIVVLDQSLPHNSYVSLINTNVTRGGQTYNANVTAGLFRLVDKKNQHAFSGQLNYSQRHGLALNSEAPIDDQSGYKYYLNYGKISGNFTWYVDHGIESDTYNPNDLGILFGNNNVSQSVNASYNKYQPFWKVNNLYTSAGIYHSFLFKPLLYQNTGFYGSANTTFTKSFLTTGFNVNVDPLRRDFYEPRTAPLGGYYVWVPSSVNLGAFVSSDYRKKLAYDINAGIRPYALDNRVERPRRLAYGLTLSPRYRVSDKLNFRYTFDYALKVNQIGYVNDGFDLTQPIDQFYSALLTPDVLLGRRRVVTYTNTLAANYTFTNRISLTFRTRHYISSVHYLSFARLSPNGGEENLPGYFRNHDTSFNAFNIDAAFVWWFAPGSQVSLVWKNAGGTSILGSEATPLYFDNLASTINTAHNNNVSVKILYYLDYLTVRSRRG